The sequence GTTCAACAGAAAAGTAACCTAAAAGTGTTTTAGCACCTCAGTGACCAAAATCaagattaatattcatttttttctttcttagccATTATTAAAAATTCTGCAGGGATGTTCGACAACATGAAGCAACAGCAGATGCTCTTTGGCACAAGCTGCACCTTTTTGTTCAAGAACAAATGACTGTGGGAGACAAGAAAGTCTTCGGTCCGGGTACTCGACTTTATGTTACaggtaagaaaaaaatcatataattaaGGTTTTCTAGACAGATTTTAAGCACTGTCAACTTAATTTCACTCCAATAACTTGTGTAATTCAGCTGGAGACAGAGAGAAGAAAAGTCCATATTCCATTCTGCTTATCTAGTGTGCTTGTTTGCTTAGAAAAGGAGAAAAATATGGTAAatcatagttcactcaaaatgaaaagtctgtcataatttactcaccctcatatcattccaaacatgtatgactttcttctgtgtaacacaaaagaagatatttagaaaaattatgTCTTGAacatacaatgaaaataaaaaggggtTCAGTGTTGTGGagcccactgactttcattgtacaaacaaaaacagtagaaacattcttcaaaatatattttgctttataTAGATGAATAAATTcttatgaattttgaatggcaTGAAGGTGACggtgacattattttttttttgtgaactatccccTGTAGACCATCAGGGATAATAAATCAATTATATAACAGGTTAGAAGGTTTTAGGTTGTTCAGAAGTATTTGTAATAGACTTTATCTGAGTGGGCAACTGGATCAAAAGATTTGGACCTGGAACACGGCTGATTGTAACTGGTAGGAAACAGTGTCAGAATTTcttcaaatgcataaaatattataatttttatgtaaaaacttTGCCAGTcgtcctttttttgtttgtttgtttgttcactgATGACTGAAACTATGTTCAACGTGTTTCTCTAGGAAATACTGAGTCGCCAAAAGTGTCTGGATACCTACCGTCAAAGAAATCCAGTGACAAAGATGACATTCACACAATGTTATGCCACGCAAGAGACATGATTCCTGACTTGGTGAAATTCACATGGCAAAAAAAGAGCGGAACAAAAGATTGGGAGGATGTGAATGAAAATGTTGTTGAACAGAGTTACAaagttaaagtaaataataaagatCAAGTTAAAGCAGTGTCAAGTATGATGATTATAGATAAAAACACGGCCGAAAACAACGACTACCAATGCATTGTTACCCATGAGGGAGTCAATGAGAAACCCCAAACTCTTTTAATGAAGAAAGGTAATTTGAAGAAACTTTGATTTCCTACAAATTTCATGGAAATAAATTTGAACACAACTGATACGGTTCTAGACACAGAGAGCtttgattataaataattattcattataataaacGGAAACCtcattaaaactataatataaagcaaataattaattagaattaaaactatcttttatttgaatgaaacattaCAGTGTAAACATATGGATGAAACTGTAAAATTGTATGACATTCagaaatacatgtgtgtgtggtgtctgtgcatgaatttttttattgtaatgttttttttttgttttgttatattttagatGAAATTAAGCCGCCAATGGTTCCTACGAAGAAAAATTGTCCAGCCACTGATGAGACCATAAAAAATCAAATATcaggtgaataaataaaataaatatatataaatatctatatgAATTTGGATAAATATAGATACATTTGGATGGatcttttaaaactatttttgtatttcaaaatCTTGTTTTCAAGCcaaattttttacataaaaaaaaaaaaaatatatatatatatatacacatatatatatatatatatatatatatatatatatatatatatacatacatatacatatatatatatatatatatatacatatatatatatatacatatacatatacatatatatatatacatatatatatatatatatatatatatatatatatatatatatatatatatatatacatatatatatatatttgtctgtatCAGTTAAAATCAGAGtgtgtacatttttctttttatgcttcgtaaattaatttaacttaatgtTATGATTATTATGGAGTCACCGAACTATTTTGACCGAACTGATCCTAATTTgtcttaatacttttattcactcTGTACTTTAGTGgaccaaaaacaaaagaaaaaaaatttacattgtcAAAAAATTCCTGCTGAAACATTTAatacacatatattattaaaacatgatttaagcagaaatgttatgcatggtatttatatatagtaagaataaagttattaacatataaatgtttttcattaaaagcatttaacatttttttttttttttttgctttattacaGGAGATTCGGAGCAAATACGCAGTCTGTACGTGTTTGTCTATGCATATGGTGTCATGATCATGAAGAAcgtactgtatttttttgttgtgacTATCTTTCTATTAAAGAGAAAAGCTGCAAGAAAGAAAGATGAAACCTCTTAGAGATTTAATGCTAATATAAGATAAATATCAATTAAGCAAAGGTTATTAGCAAGTTTCGCTGACTAAAGAATAGATACATATCTGCAGCTATATTATCTCTGCTTAACTGTATTGCTTTTACATTTGTAGTAGGTTTTCTTTGCATAGTTTAGTTTTgcatatttgaaatgtatcatttagattattaaaaatgtgtaatgtacccaaatttttaaaatgtgttttgcattccctttgttttttttgtttgttttttgtttgttttttttgcattctcagaATAAAATCTGctcctaaaataaattaaatgttattcttAGATGTGTAGTAAAAGGAATTCTCTATAAATGCACTTTTTCaactatgaaaatataaatcaTGCTTGTgaggttattttaaaaatataaatgaaatgatcataTAAAAAGATGATTGTCTTTATGCATTTTGTCCTAGACATTATCAATAAATCAAAATACCAATAAAATATAGTATGTAATAGATACATATTTAATTAGTTGTCAATAATACAACATCATGAAagtagtataataataaaattactaccTAAAATGGATAATTGTTCAGTATAACTTGACGAGAAGTTTCATTAGTTAACAGTAGTTAATTGTTTTAGtaaacatgaactaagcaagaacaattctcccacagcatttatttgatcttagttcgttaattttaacatttactaatacattaataaaatcaagttttatttgttaacatgagttaattcactgtaaattaacatgaactaacaataaataacactaaataactgtattttcatgaaCTAACagtaacaaaaatgaataattactgtaacaaatgtattgctcattgtttgttcatgttagttaaaacattaactaatggaaccatattgtaaagtgttataaattttctatttaaaatgtactacttaaaaaaacattttacatcttCATATGGTTTACTACACTACAAAAGAGCATTTCTTGTATCTGTTCTATGCATTAACTACGTTTAAAGATCAAAAGCCTTGTCATGAATGTGAAAACATCATGATGGTGATTGAAACTGCTGCGGTGGAAAATGTGGTTGGGTATGCACACACCACAGGCGAAGGCGCTTACTGGAATGAAAACAGGCAGCAGTTTAACCACAGTATGATGGGCTGATAATTTATTAGCGGCTGCAGAGCATTTGTCTTGTTAATCTAAGCTGTTATTTGTGGGTGAGGAGGTTGCACTATCCGTGAGAGCACAAACTGACTCTCAGCTGGGGTTTCCGCTCCCCTCTTCCGCTTTCAGGCTGTAGAAATGCATGCATAAAGAGActcacatttaataaaagcagtaactgttttaatgcataacGAAAGAAGAATACAATCTGCCATCATCCTGCATACTTGAGGCTTTGTGATACGTACATGGAGATTCTCAAAttattgaaagaaaaacaaaggTCCCAGACCTGCACAAGGCACATAAGCCCTTATTCAGTGAGCATGGCACAAGTAAACTCAACAGGAAGTAGATTTCTTTTACTTAAGATGATTTAGGAATGCTTCCTAAAGTggagccaaaaaaacaaaaaaacaaacacataacacaTCCATGCATGATTACATGTCATATATTTCTTCATTTAAGTGCGTTTCATGCAAAACCAGGCAAGTCCTTTATTTTACAAGTAATTCAAGCCTCTATAATCTCGCTGTTCGTTCCAAAAACTCAGACTGGTAGaactcacattaaaaaaaataaaaccgattGGAAAAAGGTGGCAGTGCAGACCTGAGACTATACTGCTATTCACAGTGAGGTCCTCTCTCCAGTGATGTATGTGAGATCAGAGTTAATACACGTGTGGAGATGCTAGCATAAACGTGAGACTGCAGTCGTTTTGTTACACAGAAGCAGTTGAAGAGTGTCAAGTGAAAACAAGCTAAATGTTTGTTAATTCTGTTCGAAATACACATTAAAATCCTTCATTTTTTTCAATCCGTACTgcataaactaaactaaacaaactgGTTCAGTGGAAAAACACTAAGACACAAAAAAATGGAGAATCACTAAGAGCTTGTGTGGGCAGATGGAGACAGATAAACAAACTGCTGATCAAGCTGATAGTAGATCGAAGGCAGAGACTGTCTAGTTCTGGTCACCCATGTACAAAAACCCATATGAAGACACACGGCCGAGGTCCAGCAGCGCTGGAAGAGGCTGTTGCACTCGGAGCtcctgataaaaaaagaaaaataacaacctattatttacattaattagATTAGATCCACTGAGgaagttaaacattttaaaaaataactattaatattaatacctGCTAGGCTAGACAATGGGCTTCTCAAGATCATGTTTATCATCAAGGTCTTCATCAGAATCTACAGAAGCAAAAGATCATAATAGTGTGATTAACATCAATGTCCGCAAACAGAACATGGCTGCTGTTTCCACACAATAAACAAACCGATTGgctaatattcataatattcaaGCTTTCAATTTTTTCCTATTAATAAAGTACACGCAAatctgtaaaactgaaataatgaaaaatgaaaaaaaaaaaaaaaaaaaaaaaaatatatatatatatatatatatatatatatatatatatatatatatatatatatatatttatatatatatacacacacacacacacgttggagtaagtattcattattttaaaaagcattgttTACAAAGTGAACAACATCTTTCTGAAAAAAATCAGCACAGTAAAGTGATCCTGTTTTTAGAATGTGAATCTAAAGCACGCAAAGGCATAAAGTAATGCAAAGACATGcgatcatttaaaatgaatgcataaaataCAAGAAACACATACTGTAGCAATGTTAAAAAGAGTTTAGATGCCCACAACGGATTGGATACCGCTGATGCAATTATCGAGAAGTGCAAAGAATGAAAGGAGAAgcacaaacaaaccaaaacaaaataaaaaaaaagctgtcaaaCTAGAAATACGGTAAATGAGAAAATATAGAGATCTATTGAAgattgtttcaggattctttaatgattttgtttgcaagattacaaatgtctttacagtcatttttgaccagtttaatgcatccttgctaaaagaagtattcattttttaaatcttaccccAAACTGTtacttactgaacccaaactgttaatattaatgtatgctgtatgtattaatgtgtgtgtgtgtgtgtgtgtgtgtgtgtgtgtgtgtgtgtgtgtgtgtgtgtgtatgtgtgtgtgtataaatatatatttttcagcatcattacgccagtcttcagtgtcacatgatccttcagaaatcattctaatatgctgatttattatcagtgctggaaactgttgtgctgcttaatatttttttggaactttCAAtgcttttttcagaattctttgatgaattaaaagttaATAAGAAGAGCATTTACAATATAATtcttttataacaatataaactGCACTACACAAGTTtgggggtcagtacatttttattctttcttttttgaaagaaatgtatacttttattcagcaaggatttgttaaattgttaagtgACAGCAACCATTTATATTGTTGGAaaagattcatatttttaataaatgttgttcctttttattttttattcatcaaagaatcctgaaaaaaatatcgcagtttccaaaaaaatatttgccaggccagcacaacattgataattctaataataaatcagcatattagaatgatttcttacgGATCATGTGACAATTTATACTATAGTAATTGCTGAGTAATAGATGTAATAacaatttctgtaattgcatcacaataaataaattctagtttaaaggatattaaaacagataccattattttatattgcaataacatgctagattacagtttttttctcagttttgccttgatgagcataagagacttcttacagtcttacagatcccaaacttttgaccgatagtgtacatacatacaaacatacatacatatacatatgtatggaGCAGATGTTGTttgaaaatatatgataaaagtgGTGTGTTTCGTTGAAACATCGTATGAGGCGGCAAGGTGGGCTTTCACCACAGGTGCTAAAAAGGACCACCAGCATGGGGCAAGTTTTATACCAACTTAAAAAGCATTATACAAATActttaactaaattaatatatttacaatagttTTGAATCGTATCTAAGgtaataattattcaaaacaatctttttagcaaagtttgtcctgttttctgtttattctgataaataaaacaattcattttcttttaataaatacacggtcattaaaatattaattgtccagaatcaaaaatataaaaataaataaaataaataaatattccggAAGCACTGAAGGAGATCCCATAATAATGTAATGTGGTCTAACAGTGGTAtcaataaatacaacattttactaTATGATGAgattaatatcatattttttatatatgatgGTGTTATTATAAATATGGTGATTATCTGGAGGTGGACATCCAACTTAATATATGATTTTTGccatacaaataatacatttagtgtgtattgcatataaaattataatgtagTAAAATCTAAAATTTATTCAAGGGAAATGGTGTATTTTCTCAAAGCTCTTTAATACAGCTGCAACACCTCTAAATACATTTTTCCTTTAATATCTCAAACCGCTCACCGCAGTGCACCTGAGCTCTGACAGTGGCATTTCCTGGAAAATAATGTGTCTGTTAATGTTGTATAAACCTGGTGGGAACATTATATCTCTCGTTTGTAACCGTGATCGGTTTTgactacaaaaaaaatgtaacaaacacaTGACTGTAGGTTTCCGTGTGACCCCGAGAACCATTTCCATGCTTGTTCTGCTAGTACTGAACAGTTAGTCATTTCTTACCTGCCATGGACTCAGGAGGAGAGTAGAACTGGCCTTCTGAAACGGGTCCTGGGTACAAAAGAGGTTCTTGATCTAGTGTATTCTGCACTGAAAGATACCCTATAACACAGGACACACGTGTCAGCTAAACACCACGACACTGACACACTGGAAGAGCAAACGAGTCCCAATCAGCATAAGTTACAATGTCATCTGTTTCCATTAGCCTTTACTGACCATAGTTATGACTACTGTTTCTCGTCTCACTGTAATTAGATATTAGACTCTCACTGATTTCATCACCAGCCTCCTGGGGCAGGACTTTGAAGTCCAGCAGCCACGTCTCTATCCATGCCAGAATAAAGGATATAATGGGCAACAAATACCCAAACGCTCCCTGCGAAAGAAGCTGgacaacaaaacaaatttatttttattctttttgcatTGGCCAAAAAATAAGTATAAATCTCTAATAAAAAAATCTCATACCTTTGACACAACTACTTTGACTATTAAAAAACCAGTTGCAATCGTTGTAGTTATCTGTAATGGAGTAATGAAGAGATGTGATGATCATTACATTAATCTATTACAACTTTTACAATTACAACGTTTAAAACCATACGATTATACGTTTAAGTGAAGCTTAGTCGAATTATTTTGATCCAGCAACTTGTGTTAAGAACCGGACAAGGAAAAATAGCGCACATTATTGGAGAGTAAAGCAACAGTGCCCTCTGGTGGAGAACGGAGAAATATCAAGTATTTAGCCACTTACCGCAATGGCCCACCAATGGCGCAGCTTACACACTGCATATGCTAGAATCAAGGCTGCAAAGCGGAACACAGCCAAGAGCTGAGGAGACAAACATTCATACACTAACATTATCCTCTGCTTCCATATATACAACACTTATAATAAGTCATTACTTTCTTTAGGGGAATTGACAAGATAATTATTTTTGCTGCCTTGGTGACCATTGAAGATTGAAAACTTTTGTATGGTAGTGTATGTAACACACTTACATGTTCTATCAATATTTCAGGACTGGTTGATCAACATTTCATAAACAATATGTTACATTAAAAACTCAGTTTAAAGAATGTGGTGAAGTCGTATTTTAAAAATAGCGACACTTTGCATTAGCATAAATCTAGACAACACAGAGCTTACAAGGCAAAGTAATTTCCAAAATACAGAGTtgtcttgacattttttttaacaagaacctgcttttttttttgcccGGCATCACACCATAACAGGAActctcacatttaaaaataacattttttaaactcTCATTTCAGTGCACCAAAGAACTACATGTGTACATCACGGAAACAAACCTCTTAATAAGCATGTGACCCCTAGAAAGAAgggttaaataaatgaaaaagaaaacattttgtcaagttgttctaaacctgtaaaaGGCTTTCTTCTTTGATAAATAAGATACGTTGAAAAAtgtcatacaatgaaagtcagttaggtgctttatttttattttttttacaccattgacttacagtatatgcacaaaacattctccaaaatatATGCCTCTGTGTTCCAAAGGAGAAAAACTAAATCAAGGCGagtaaatgattaaaacatttttattttcgggtaaactatcccttttagaTCATAAATGCCCAGATTCACAAAAAAGGCTTAaggctagtcccagactaaaatgcatgatATCACTATCTCGACTGAAAATAACTTTcactgacattaaaaaaaaatgtaaatatgacatgacaataaaaaaatgtgtaccACTTATTTGAATCAAggtgcacaccagtaatgttttttttctaaggcatgttttaaaaaaattatctaaggcctaatcctggcttaatctaagccctgtctgtgaaaccaggcctaaGTTTTCCTGGGCAGATATTGTGGTTGAAAGAGAGCTCATATGTTAAGTCATACTAGAAAAGGGAACTGTGGGATGGACTGGCCCTGATATTTTACCACCACCAGTTTCATCATTATTCACAGCTTTAAAGGCTAGTGATTTCCCTGATAAAGCACCAATATGTAATATATCTTAAAAAGCAGGTCCTATTTACTTTTGCAATAGGTTAGGAAATCCCAGACTTTTTTTCTGAGCCAAACCCATCCGActataaatatttacttgaaattCCCTCTCAAATTTTAAGGTAATATTTCTGAAATAGAGCGTATGTACTTACAAATATGTCAAAAAACGATTGGTGGTAATCATATTCCAACACCTCTTTTCTCAGCTGCTCTTTTATACCTCCGTTGACCTGGATGAAGttaaacaaaatatgtaaaaacaaaatgtgcaAGTTACACAGGTGTTTTTTCACATATATTTAAAAGAGGTTAAGAACttgacattattaataatatcctGTGGAAATGTATTACTCCAACATACATTGAGCTCAATGATCCACAGCAAGGTGACaaacaaaaggtcaaaggtcacaaacAAGCAAAATGTTCTTCGGACATCAGAGATGCACTTCTTCTCTCCTTCATAGGACTCGATACGGGCAGAAACGGGTGTTGAGTTAATGTTGCCCACACTGCTGCTGCATTGGCTGTCCATGACTCGTCAGTCTCGTCCACTCCATTCACACTTCTGGAGAGTCAGACTCTGTAGTCATGCCTAGTTCTGAAATACATACAAAGTGGAGGCATTTTACACAGCGATCAAAGGTTTATAGTTATTACTGTCATTTGATCAGGACTTTGTGAGGTCttcaaataaaatcaacaaaaccCGTCAAACATTCTGTACGGTCACTGAGTGGATatactcaaaacacacacacacacacacacacacacacaaagaaaaagtaAGTGATGAAACGGAGTGCAAAAACtgttacagaataaaaaaaattaaataacattaatttaatccATAGGGGAATTgatttttaacaacatttttaaaaattaaaaggcAGACCTACTGTGAGTTACACTATTGCTGACTGTGGGATGCATGCTTTTGCTGAAGCTACCAGTCTGCATTATATCTAATTCTTTTTAAATAAGCATGTTTAACAACAGGAATCCTGGTGAAAAACTGCAAGAAATCTCCACCGATCAGAGAATCGAAACACCACATTACAAAAAGaacactttattttgaaataCGTGTTAAATGTGGTTTCTATACCCACatctttaaatcaatattttaatggTGATCTGTTTAATTAAAGTCGACAGATTAAGTACACAGTCTTGTCTTTTTGGCATCAAGTCAAAGTTGGTAAAGTTGTTGTTCTCCTCAAAGCTGGTTGACTTACAatgctttaaagggatactccatcccaaaattacaattttgacATTAATCACACATTAATTCCAAACACATAAAAGCTTTGatcgtcttcggaacacattttaagatattttggatgaaaaccgggatgCTTGTGACAGTCCcaaagactgccaagtaaataacactgtcagGGTCCAGAAACGTATCGTccgaatagtccatctgccatcagcggatcaaccgtaatgttatgaggggacaaaaatactttttgtttgcgaataaaacaaaaataatgactttattcaacaattcctcttcTCTGTCTCTCCTCACATCACTGTAGCACCATTTGGGAGAATAGGAGCTGAATGCAGGCTGAGTCTGAGTCTTCTGAGTCTGCCACGctgcctcctggttttcatccaaaatatcttaa comes from Carassius auratus strain Wakin unplaced genomic scaffold, ASM336829v1 scaf_tig00025600, whole genome shotgun sequence and encodes:
- the LOC113078368 gene encoding STARD3 N-terminal-like protein isoform X2, with the translated sequence MDSQCSSSVGNINSTPVSARIESYEGEKKCISDVRRTFCLFVTFDLLFVTLLWIIELNVNGGIKEQLRKEVLEYDYHQSFFDIFLLAVFRFAALILAYAVCKLRHWWAIAITTTIATGFLIVKVVVSKLLSQGAFGYLLPIISFILAWIETWLLDFKVLPQEAGDEIRYLSVQNTLDQEPLLYPGPVSEGQFYSPPESMADSDEDLDDKHDLEKPIV
- the LOC113078368 gene encoding STARD3 N-terminal-like protein isoform X1, which codes for MDSQCSSSVGNINSTPVSARIESYEGEKKCISDVRRTFCLFVTFDLLFVTLLWIIELNVNGGIKEQLRKEVLEYDYHQSFFDIFLLAVFRFAALILAYAVCKLRHWWAIAITTTIATGFLIVKVVVSKLLSQGAFGYLLPIISFILAWIETWLLDFKVLPQEAGDEISESLISNYSETRNSSHNYGYLSVQNTLDQEPLLYPGPVSEGQFYSPPESMADSDEDLDDKHDLEKPIV